GGCCTCGGCCAGTTCAGTGAACCATTGCAGCGCGCCCGTGCGCACCAGTGCGCCCATGACGATGAACATTGCAACGATGGTCCAAGGGGCCGGGTTCGATAATACATGCAGTGCGTCATCGTAGGGCAAGACCCCCAATGCCAGCATTGTAGCGGCGCCACCTATTGCCACCACTTCAGCCGGGTAGGCCTCGCGCATGAACAGCACAAACATCACCGCGACAACAACCAGGGTCACAATTGCCCCGCCAGTTTCAGAAAAAGCTAACAAATTCATAGGAATGTCCGTGGCCCTTTTTACTCTATTTGGTCATCGCACGATAGGTTCTCTGGTACTATCGCCGAGTTCGGCTAGAACGTGTTTCGTGGAAAATACCCCCTGAAACACGCATTCCTGTCGACCTGTTGTCCTAAGCAGGCAGTTTCTCTGATAGCCCCAGCAGAGGCAAGCGGATCCCTAGTCGAGACCATATGGTCGGTCAGCACGGGAGAATATGCAACAATTTGCCCCACCCCTGCCCCGTAACATGGCCGTATCATCGCCCGTGCCCTGGCTCACATCACGGCGTTGACGGTTGCAACAGACCGCCGGACCGGATCATGTGGATCTCTTTGGCGGCACCAGTGCGGTCATCCGTCGAAATGAAGACCCCAGACAGGGTTGCCTCGCCCGCGGCCGGGGTAAAACGGCTTTTGGGCATGCCAGTGATAAACCGGCGCATTGGTTCAGTCTTCTCCATGCCAATCACCGAGTTGTAATCGCCACACATGCCGGCATCACTCAAATACCCCGTGCCGCCTTCCAGAATCTGTGCATCACCTGTTGGCACATGGGTATGTGTCCCCACCACCAGCGAGGCCTTGCCATTGCAGAAATGGCCCATCGCCATTTTCTCCGAGGTCGCTTCACAGTGCATGTCGACAATAACCGCCTGGGCAATACCGCCGCGAGGATGCGCCTTAAGCACGGTTTCAACAGCCGAGAACGGGTCATCAAAGGCACGTTTCATGAACACCTGCCCCAGCGCCTGCAGCACCAGAACCTTACGCCCGCCCGGTGCATTGAACAGACGATAGCCTTTGCCCGGCGCGCCTTTGGCATAATTCAGCGGCCGGATAATGCGCGGTTCCTTTTCGATGAACTGCAGCATGTCCTTTTGGTCGAAGGCATGGTCGCCCAGTGTCAGACAATCCACCCCGGCCTCCAGCAGGGCCTTGGCGTGATCTCCGCTCAGCCCCATGCCATTGCTGGCGTTCTCGCCGTTGACCACAACAAAGTCCAACCGCCATTCATCGCGCAAACGCGGCAGGTTCTCGGTGACAGCCTTGCGCCCAGCGCGGCCCATCACATCGCCTAAAAACAGAATTCTCATGGCGTTGTCCTTAGGCTGTCACAGGGGGCAAGGACAACCCCCATTGGTCGCAGATAACGACAATCTACTGCCAACGCCCGTAGTCCGGATCCTCGCCAATGACGGCCAGAGCGCGGCCCGCACCGGAGTCCGCCCCCTGCAGCTCTTGGCTAACCTTGGCGTCTCAGCGGATTTCTGCGCCGCGCGTCAGCGTGGCGCCACGCCCAACCGGCGGCAGGCCTCCGATAGGAGGTCAACGGTGGGCGGGAGCCGTGCCCTTAGCGGGTGAACTGCAGCACCCGGCTTTCGGTGATCAACATGTCCAGCGGCTGGTCGGTCGGCTCAAGTGGCAGATCCTCGGCCTCTTGCGCGTCAAAGGCAAATCCGATGGCCAGCGTTGGGCGCTTGGCGCGCAATCCTTCTAGCGTGCGGTCATAAAAACCACCCCCGTAACCAAGTCGCCCGCCTTGGGCATCAAAGGCAACCAGAGGTACGATCAGAATTTCTGGCTCAAGGAAATCATCCACTTCGGGAACTTTTGCCCCAAATGGTCCATCGCGCAAAGGCGCTTCGGGTTGCCAGCGGCTGAATTTCAACGGCTGGCCAGCGGCCATGATCACCGGCACTGCAACCGGGCCATGGGCGGCAGCCTCGGCCATTGAAGCCAGGGGATCTATCTCGGTACGGATCGGCATATAGCCCGAAAGCGGCACGCCACGATAGCCGGCCAGGACTTCGGACAGGTGCCCGGCAACCCCTGGCTTGTGCATCGTATAGGCCTCTTTTCGCCGCGCAAAACCCGCTTTGCGCGCCAGATCCTTAATCGCAGTGAGTTCCATTATAGCAATACCTTTGATGCCAGACCCAGGAAGATGAAAAAGCCCATGACGTCGGTTGTGGTGGTCACAAAAGTCCCCGAGGCCAGCGCCGGATCGATGCCCAGTTTGTCCAATGTCACCGGCACCACCGTACCGGCAAGACCAGCAATTGCCATGTTGAAAATCAACGCAGTGCCAATCACCGCCCCCAACATTGGCGAATTGAACCATAACATCCCGACAACCCCCAGAACCGCTGCGAAACTAAGCCCGTTCAGCAGGCCCACCATCAATTCCCGTCGGATCACCCGCCAAACGTTTGAGCCCGTCAAATCCTTGGTGGCCAATGCCCGCACCGCGACAGTCAGAGACTGAGTGCCTGCGTTGCCGCCCATCGACGCTACAATCGGCATCAAGATAGCCAGCGACACAAGTTCGGAAATCGTTGCCTCAAACTGCGAAATCACCAAAGAGGCAAAAATGGCGGTGAACAAGTTGACCGCCAGCCAGGGCAGGCGTTTCTTGGCGGTGTCAGCAACACTGTCCGACAGCGCACTTTCCCCCACACCGGCCAGACGCAGAATGTCTTCTTCATGTTCTTCGTCCAGCACCACCATGGCGTCATCAATTGTGATCGCCCCAACCAACCGGCCTTCTCCGTCCACTACCGGCGCCGAGATCAGGTGATACTGGTTGAAGGCATAGGCAACGTCTTCTTCATCCTGATCTGCCGGGATCACCTGAAAAATCTCTTCCTTCAGAGAGGTCAGCCCCACCTCGCGGTGCGCGCCCATCAGTTTGCCCAGGGTCACATTCCCGACCGGTTTTAGCCGGGGGTCAACCAAGACTACGTGGTAGAATTGCTCGGGCAGTTCAGTGGCGTCGCGCATAAAGTCGATCACCTGGCCCACGGTCCAGTGCTCGGGCGCCATCACTACTTCGCGCTGCATCAAGCGACCGGCGGAGTTTTCCGGATAGGCCAGGGCCTGCTCGACCGCAACCCGGTCGGCGTCCTCCAGCACATCGAGGATCGCCTCTTGCTGCGGCTCTTCGAGATCTTCGACCAGATCGACGACATCGTCGGTTTCAAGATCCCGCACTGCCTCAGCCAGAACCTGTGGGTTGAGGATCGGCAGAACCTCTTCACGCACCGATTCCTCTAGCTCGGACAGGATTTCACCGTCGAACTCGTGGCCGTATAGTGCAATCAGCCGGGCCCGGTCATGGGGATTGATCTGTTCCAGAAGGTCGGCAATATCGGCCGCGTGCAGCGGCTCCATCAACTGGGTCAGCTGCGCTTTGTCCTGAACGTCGACCGCGTAAAGGATTGCCGCGACCGCCTTGCGGTCCAGCTCATACACGTCGTCGTGGTGATGATCACCGCTGTCGTGATCG
This portion of the Parasedimentitalea marina genome encodes:
- a CDS encoding TIGR00282 family metallophosphoesterase — protein: MRILFLGDVMGRAGRKAVTENLPRLRDEWRLDFVVVNGENASNGMGLSGDHAKALLEAGVDCLTLGDHAFDQKDMLQFIEKEPRIIRPLNYAKGAPGKGYRLFNAPGGRKVLVLQALGQVFMKRAFDDPFSAVETVLKAHPRGGIAQAVIVDMHCEATSEKMAMGHFCNGKASLVVGTHTHVPTGDAQILEGGTGYLSDAGMCGDYNSVIGMEKTEPMRRFITGMPKSRFTPAAGEATLSGVFISTDDRTGAAKEIHMIRSGGLLQPSTP
- a CDS encoding 5-formyltetrahydrofolate cyclo-ligase; amino-acid sequence: MMELTAIKDLARKAGFARRKEAYTMHKPGVAGHLSEVLAGYRGVPLSGYMPIRTEIDPLASMAEAAAHGPVAVPVIMAAGQPLKFSRWQPEAPLRDGPFGAKVPEVDDFLEPEILIVPLVAFDAQGGRLGYGGGFYDRTLEGLRAKRPTLAIGFAFDAQEAEDLPLEPTDQPLDMLITESRVLQFTR
- the mgtE gene encoding magnesium transporter is translated as MSTGNDHDSGDHHHDDVYELDRKAVAAILYAVDVQDKAQLTQLMEPLHAADIADLLEQINPHDRARLIALYGHEFDGEILSELEESVREEVLPILNPQVLAEAVRDLETDDVVDLVEDLEEPQQEAILDVLEDADRVAVEQALAYPENSAGRLMQREVVMAPEHWTVGQVIDFMRDATELPEQFYHVVLVDPRLKPVGNVTLGKLMGAHREVGLTSLKEEIFQVIPADQDEEDVAYAFNQYHLISAPVVDGEGRLVGAITIDDAMVVLDEEHEEDILRLAGVGESALSDSVADTAKKRLPWLAVNLFTAIFASLVISQFEATISELVSLAILMPIVASMGGNAGTQSLTVAVRALATKDLTGSNVWRVIRRELMVGLLNGLSFAAVLGVVGMLWFNSPMLGAVIGTALIFNMAIAGLAGTVVPVTLDKLGIDPALASGTFVTTTTDVMGFFIFLGLASKVLL